A genome region from Brooklawnia propionicigenes includes the following:
- a CDS encoding DUF6394 family protein has product MNLEKVVFGFFITLAAALNFGFFVGEIDNPTVHNGVELAAALVASLVATVLKFGDRTQLGAIHLATSLVADLQLLVAAAVWVWASQMSASGMSEAHMSVVVSLSGGALLANIVSVVLMVSEIIQVRR; this is encoded by the coding sequence ATGAACCTGGAGAAGGTCGTCTTCGGCTTCTTCATCACTCTCGCTGCAGCACTGAACTTCGGCTTCTTCGTCGGTGAGATCGACAACCCCACGGTGCACAACGGCGTTGAACTGGCCGCGGCACTGGTGGCAAGCCTGGTTGCCACCGTCCTGAAATTCGGCGATCGCACCCAGTTGGGTGCGATCCACCTCGCCACCAGCCTGGTCGCCGATCTGCAGTTGTTGGTCGCCGCCGCCGTCTGGGTTTGGGCCAGCCAGATGTCGGCGAGCGGGATGAGTGAGGCGCACATGTCGGTGGTCGTTTCACTGTCGGGCGGCGCACTGCTGGCCAATATCGTTTCGGTCGTGCTGATGGTCAGCGAGATCATTCAGGTGCGGCGCTGA
- a CDS encoding TIGR03085 family metal-binding protein, with the protein MAESVARSERRELCELMTTLGPDAPTLCEGWTAHHLAAHLHIRESDPLATVGVVMPFLKITDKRMHKLMTEMSFDDLVELVAKGPTGLSPFRIPVVDAKANSAEFFVHHEDLRRGGPYPVGPRVLPPQTDEILWNTAVGMAGFRLRKAKVGIILQRVRDGRVSDEQALVATGRTPVTVTGEPGELLLWLFGRESAAQVQLTGPANGLARVRSISLAI; encoded by the coding sequence ATGGCTGAATCCGTGGCCCGGTCGGAGCGCCGGGAACTGTGTGAGTTGATGACCACGCTGGGGCCCGACGCCCCCACCTTGTGCGAGGGCTGGACTGCCCACCATCTTGCAGCGCACCTGCACATCCGCGAATCCGATCCGCTCGCCACCGTCGGCGTGGTGATGCCGTTCTTGAAGATCACCGACAAGCGCATGCACAAACTGATGACCGAGATGAGCTTCGACGACCTGGTCGAGTTGGTTGCCAAGGGCCCCACCGGGCTGAGCCCCTTCCGCATTCCGGTGGTGGACGCCAAGGCGAACTCCGCGGAGTTCTTCGTCCACCATGAGGATCTGCGGCGCGGCGGCCCTTACCCGGTCGGCCCGCGCGTGCTGCCGCCCCAGACCGATGAGATCTTGTGGAATACCGCGGTCGGGATGGCCGGATTCCGGCTGCGCAAGGCCAAGGTGGGCATCATCTTGCAGCGGGTCCGCGATGGCAGGGTCAGCGATGAGCAAGCGTTGGTGGCTACCGGACGCACTCCGGTGACCGTTACCGGGGAGCCGGGCGAGTTGCTGTTGTGGTTGTTCGGACGCGAGTCCGCCGCCCAGGTTCAACTGACCGGACCGGCCAACGGATTGGCCCGGGTGCGGTCGATTTCACTGGCGATCTGA
- the cysT gene encoding sulfate ABC transporter permease subunit CysT, protein MTGTALAPAPVIRDEVIVEPAPTAIRSVRAQPRYHRRLTAASGLGLGVAVLWLSLLVLIPLAAVVGTAVAGGPGAFWAALTAPQTLNAIGLTVAVAAGIALLNAVMGTIIAWVLVRDRFWGRGVLNVVIDIPFAMPTIVAGLVLLSLYGPRSPIGVNIANTRMSVALAIAFVTLPFVVRTVMPVLEELELDVEEAASSLGASSWVTFRRIVLPSLAPAITSGVALSFARGISEYGSLVLLTGNMPNRTEVVSVRVLSHIENGELGSAAAIATGMLVIALAVLATLDLVQRKAARHDS, encoded by the coding sequence ATGACAGGGACCGCGCTTGCGCCGGCACCCGTCATCCGCGACGAGGTCATCGTCGAGCCGGCTCCGACAGCCATCCGCAGCGTTCGCGCCCAGCCCCGGTACCATCGTCGGCTCACCGCCGCCTCGGGCCTGGGGTTGGGAGTGGCGGTGCTCTGGCTGAGCCTGCTGGTGCTGATCCCGCTGGCCGCGGTGGTGGGCACCGCCGTGGCCGGCGGCCCGGGAGCTTTCTGGGCCGCGCTGACCGCCCCGCAGACCCTCAACGCCATCGGGTTGACCGTCGCCGTCGCGGCGGGCATTGCCCTACTGAACGCGGTGATGGGCACGATCATCGCCTGGGTGCTGGTGCGGGATCGGTTCTGGGGCCGGGGCGTGCTGAACGTGGTGATCGACATCCCGTTCGCGATGCCGACCATCGTCGCGGGGCTCGTGCTGTTGTCGCTGTACGGTCCGCGCAGTCCGATCGGGGTGAACATCGCGAATACCCGGATGTCGGTAGCGCTGGCCATCGCCTTCGTGACCTTGCCCTTCGTGGTGCGCACGGTGATGCCGGTGCTGGAAGAACTGGAATTGGACGTCGAAGAGGCTGCCAGCTCGCTCGGCGCGTCAAGTTGGGTCACCTTCCGCCGGATCGTGCTGCCCAGCCTGGCCCCCGCGATCACCTCCGGGGTGGCGCTGTCGTTCGCTCGTGGCATCAGCGAGTACGGCTCGCTGGTGCTGCTGACCGGCAATATGCCCAACCGCACCGAGGTGGTGTCAGTCCGGGTGCTCTCCCACATCGAGAACGGCGAGCTCGGATCGGCAGCGGCGATCGCCACCGGAATGCTGGTGATCGCGCTGGCCGTGCTGGCCACGCTGGACCTGGTGCAACGAAAGGCCGCTCGCCATGATTCGTGA
- a CDS encoding sulfate ABC transporter permease, with protein MIREPRPLKLALRWLVIGYLILLVLWPVSLVVTNTFADDLTNLKTAFTSPAVLSALRLTAKVTIWAVVLNLVFGVGVSLLLVRYDFWGKRVLSTLVDLPLSVSPVVVGLALMLVYRRDSAIGGALYDLGYQIIFATPGIIAATVFVALPLVIREVVPVLIEVGDDQEQAARSLGGSGWQVFWRVTLPSIRWAVVYGVVLALARSLGEFGAVKVVSGNISLRTQTATLAVEETYANFQQGTAYAVAFLLTVAAVACITAVSLLRPREDAS; from the coding sequence ATGATTCGTGAACCTCGTCCGCTCAAGCTCGCGCTGCGCTGGCTGGTGATCGGCTACCTGATTCTGCTGGTGCTGTGGCCGGTCTCGCTGGTCGTCACGAACACCTTCGCCGACGATCTGACCAATCTCAAGACCGCGTTCACCAGTCCCGCGGTGCTCAGCGCGCTGCGGCTGACAGCCAAGGTGACGATCTGGGCCGTCGTGCTCAACCTGGTCTTCGGTGTGGGCGTGTCCTTGTTGCTGGTGCGCTACGACTTCTGGGGCAAGCGAGTGCTGTCGACCCTGGTCGATCTGCCCCTGTCGGTCTCGCCGGTCGTGGTCGGCCTGGCCCTGATGCTGGTCTACCGGCGTGACTCGGCGATCGGCGGCGCGCTGTACGACCTCGGCTATCAGATCATTTTCGCCACCCCCGGCATCATCGCGGCAACCGTCTTCGTGGCGCTTCCGCTGGTGATCCGTGAGGTGGTGCCGGTGCTGATCGAGGTCGGCGACGATCAGGAGCAGGCCGCCCGCAGCCTGGGTGGCTCGGGCTGGCAGGTCTTCTGGCGGGTCACGCTGCCGTCCATCCGGTGGGCGGTGGTGTACGGCGTGGTGCTCGCGCTGGCCCGCAGCCTGGGCGAGTTCGGCGCCGTCAAGGTGGTTTCGGGCAACATCTCGTTGCGCACCCAGACCGCCACGTTGGCCGTCGAGGAGACCTACGCCAACTTCCAGCAGGGCACCGCCTACGCGGTGGCCTTCCTGCTCACCGTCGCGGCAGTCGCCTGCATCACTGCCGTTTCTTTGCTTCGACCCCGAGAGGATGCCTCATGA
- a CDS encoding triose-phosphate isomerase, producing MNEQTTSRVVEPPFLIVNPKAYLGSADTLELARITDELAAQFGIDVIFTAQHVDLRMVKDHTEHLTVTAQHMDPIVKGRGMGYILPESLVEAGAEAVVLNHAEHQLTLDILDATMRRAREVGLATIVCADSDAQCRAIATMGPDMMICEPTANIGTGRMDAGDYISRTTRIVKDVDPTILVIQAAGVTSGEDVARALAQGADSSGGTSGIVQNPDWRAVLTQMFTAIAEHKKNRAQEEQMRPRTASRVNG from the coding sequence ATGAACGAGCAGACCACCTCTCGGGTTGTCGAGCCTCCGTTCCTCATCGTCAATCCGAAGGCCTACCTGGGTAGCGCCGACACCCTCGAGCTGGCCAGGATCACCGATGAGCTGGCCGCCCAATTCGGCATCGACGTCATCTTCACTGCTCAACACGTCGACCTCCGGATGGTCAAAGACCACACCGAACACCTGACTGTCACCGCGCAGCACATGGATCCGATCGTCAAGGGGCGCGGCATGGGTTACATCCTGCCGGAGTCGCTGGTCGAGGCCGGCGCGGAGGCGGTCGTCCTGAACCACGCCGAACACCAGCTCACCCTCGACATCCTGGACGCCACTATGCGCCGGGCACGAGAAGTCGGCCTGGCGACCATCGTGTGTGCCGACTCGGACGCTCAGTGCCGGGCGATCGCCACGATGGGTCCCGACATGATGATCTGCGAGCCGACCGCCAATATCGGTACCGGCAGGATGGACGCCGGCGATTACATCTCGCGCACTACCCGGATCGTCAAAGATGTCGACCCCACCATCCTGGTGATCCAGGCGGCGGGGGTGACCAGCGGCGAAGATGTCGCGCGGGCGCTCGCTCAGGGCGCGGACTCCTCGGGCGGCACCAGCGGGATCGTGCAGAATCCTGATTGGCGGGCCGTACTCACGCAGATGTTCACTGCCATCGCCGAGCACAAGAAGAACAGAGCACAAGAAGAACAGATGAGGCCCCGGACCGCCTCGCGGGTCAACGGCTGA
- a CDS encoding PTS glucitol/sorbitol transporter subunit IIA produces MSTTLWNSTITRIGIDAVEIIHSGVFILFGEPVPEALADVSIVHDRASSLARPLQAGDQFVFGGQTYVLDEVGGRASDNLTELGHVVIYVDQPDQVLLPGAIKASGPAPLVPEPGSSISFVEV; encoded by the coding sequence ATGTCGACAACGCTCTGGAACTCCACCATCACCCGGATAGGCATCGACGCCGTCGAGATCATCCACTCCGGGGTGTTCATCCTGTTCGGCGAGCCGGTACCCGAGGCTCTCGCCGATGTCAGCATCGTGCATGACCGCGCCAGCAGCCTGGCCCGCCCGCTGCAGGCCGGCGATCAGTTCGTCTTCGGTGGCCAGACCTACGTCCTGGACGAGGTGGGAGGCCGCGCCAGCGACAACCTGACCGAGCTGGGCCATGTGGTGATCTACGTCGACCAGCCCGATCAGGTTCTTCTGCCGGGCGCGATCAAGGCGTCCGGCCCGGCACCGCTGGTGCCCGAGCCGGGCAGCAGCATCAGCTTCGTCGAGGTCTGA
- a CDS encoding neutral zinc metallopeptidase, whose product MSQWGQQNPRYRPDAGYSASNQWGAPSNAQQWAPQQQWGAPQPPQWAPPRGQQTWAPNNAAWQQAQRPPANYGYNLGVPGGRPPKRGGASNILRLVLFMIGGFAVAMVAFSLFSSTDDPVVTPPGEYQNEDYQVPQVDTNPPEIPIPETYTQATEWLTNNSIYDASIAVPVRCEATPIDLNNASHAELQTHLNELTGCLMRVFGPALEQAGYIAVRPSVTIYTSPVNTKCGQMPTANAAYCSADQQIYYAADLPTIVPPDLRSTNYVVESVIAHEFAHAIQGRTGILISEAAWEQRSDDATANSLSRRLEVQADCWAGQFIESVGQSVGVDANGAQQLSELFYSIGDDVLTGDSTYDGNHGQGATRRAWFLEGYGTTLMGSCNSFTVGDAQVR is encoded by the coding sequence GTGAGTCAGTGGGGGCAGCAGAATCCGCGGTACCGGCCGGATGCCGGCTACAGCGCTTCCAACCAGTGGGGCGCACCGAGCAATGCGCAGCAGTGGGCACCACAACAGCAATGGGGTGCGCCGCAGCCGCCGCAGTGGGCGCCTCCGCGCGGCCAGCAGACCTGGGCACCGAACAATGCCGCCTGGCAGCAGGCCCAGCGTCCACCCGCCAACTACGGCTACAACCTGGGCGTGCCGGGCGGTCGGCCTCCCAAGCGCGGCGGTGCCTCGAACATCCTGCGGCTGGTGCTGTTCATGATCGGCGGTTTCGCCGTCGCGATGGTGGCATTCAGCCTGTTCAGCTCCACCGACGATCCGGTGGTCACCCCGCCCGGCGAATACCAGAACGAGGACTACCAGGTTCCGCAGGTCGACACGAACCCACCGGAGATCCCCATTCCGGAGACCTACACCCAAGCCACCGAATGGCTGACCAACAACTCCATCTACGACGCCAGCATCGCTGTCCCGGTGCGCTGCGAGGCGACCCCGATCGATCTGAACAACGCCTCGCATGCCGAACTGCAGACTCACCTCAATGAGCTCACCGGCTGCCTGATGCGGGTCTTCGGTCCGGCGCTGGAGCAGGCCGGCTACATTGCGGTGCGTCCGAGCGTGACGATCTACACCTCCCCGGTCAATACCAAGTGCGGCCAGATGCCCACGGCGAATGCCGCCTACTGCTCCGCGGATCAGCAGATCTACTACGCGGCAGATCTGCCGACGATCGTGCCGCCCGACCTGCGCAGCACGAACTATGTGGTGGAGTCGGTGATCGCCCACGAATTCGCGCACGCCATCCAGGGCAGAACCGGCATCCTGATCTCGGAGGCGGCCTGGGAGCAGCGATCCGATGACGCCACCGCCAACAGTCTGTCGCGGCGCCTCGAGGTGCAGGCCGACTGCTGGGCGGGCCAGTTCATCGAGTCGGTCGGCCAGTCGGTCGGGGTCGACGCCAATGGTGCTCAGCAGCTCTCGGAGCTGTTCTACTCGATCGGCGACGACGTACTGACCGGTGATTCGACCTATGACGGCAACCACGGACAGGGTGCCACCCGCCGGGCCTGGTTCCTCGAAGGCTATGGCACGACGCTGATGGGTTCGTGCAACAGCTTCACCGTCGGCGACGCTCAGGTCCGCTGA
- a CDS encoding S1C family serine protease, with product MLLVVLGLLAWQVTGFGARDMRSGYVPRAQVPRSETQEIPTYSTAVTAEMSAGIVLVTGDVDNGVSSGTGIILSESGLVLTNYHVVSGTTDLTVRIADTGHAYDADLLGRNVWADIAVLQLEGAGGLTEANIAADPVAVGDRVVAVGNGDGGGVLLASGGSVTELDATVMLESAFGSYGYEDADGMIRSTAGAIPGYSGGPTYNAATEVVGVTSAGQDAVAAQMSTYSIPIAKAAAIADDIAAGRQSEQTRIGPGAWLGVSLGTRNVAVLTAVYPNSPAAAAGLTPGSTITSFDGQPISSASGLLKVVESYDPDDVVDVAWQDDQGEPREASIVLGTSPTN from the coding sequence GTGCTGTTGGTGGTCCTGGGGCTGCTCGCCTGGCAGGTCACCGGGTTCGGTGCCCGCGATATGCGGTCCGGTTACGTGCCCCGCGCGCAGGTTCCGCGCAGTGAGACCCAGGAGATCCCCACCTACTCGACCGCGGTCACCGCCGAGATGAGTGCGGGGATCGTGCTGGTCACCGGCGACGTCGACAATGGCGTCTCGTCCGGCACGGGCATCATTCTCAGCGAATCCGGGCTGGTGTTGACCAACTATCACGTGGTCTCGGGCACCACCGACCTGACGGTCCGGATCGCCGACACGGGTCATGCCTACGACGCCGATCTGCTCGGACGCAATGTGTGGGCCGATATCGCAGTGCTGCAACTGGAGGGCGCGGGCGGGCTGACCGAGGCCAATATCGCCGCTGATCCGGTGGCCGTCGGCGACCGGGTGGTGGCGGTCGGCAACGGCGATGGCGGCGGTGTACTGCTTGCCTCCGGAGGCAGCGTGACGGAACTCGATGCGACGGTGATGCTGGAATCGGCGTTCGGCAGCTATGGGTACGAGGATGCGGACGGAATGATCCGCTCGACCGCGGGAGCCATTCCCGGCTATTCGGGTGGCCCGACCTACAACGCCGCCACCGAGGTGGTCGGCGTGACCAGCGCGGGGCAGGACGCGGTCGCCGCGCAGATGAGCACCTATTCGATCCCGATCGCCAAGGCCGCCGCGATCGCCGACGACATCGCCGCCGGGCGCCAGAGCGAGCAGACCCGGATCGGGCCGGGCGCCTGGCTGGGCGTGAGCCTGGGAACACGCAATGTCGCGGTACTGACCGCGGTGTACCCGAACTCCCCGGCTGCTGCGGCCGGACTCACCCCCGGTTCGACCATCACCAGTTTCGACGGTCAGCCAATCAGCTCCGCCAGCGGACTTCTGAAGGTCGTCGAGTCGTACGACCCGGACGACGTCGTCGACGTGGCCTGGCAGGACGATCAGGGCGAACCTCGCGAGGCGTCCATCGTCTTGGGCACCAGCCCGACCAACTGA
- a CDS encoding sulfate/molybdate ABC transporter ATP-binding protein, producing the protein MSIEIAGVGKHFGDFVALDDINLTIPSGQLTALLGPSGGGKSTLLRIIAGLESADSGTVTIEGVDATGLPPQRRNVGFVFQHYAVFKHMTVAKNVAFGLEIRKRPKQEVRRRVDELLDLVHLRQFADRLPSQLSGGQRQRMALARALAVEPKVLLLDEPFGALDAKVRKELREWLRRLHDEVHVTTVFVTHDQEEALEVADTIVVLNEGRIEQIGSPDELYDAPANHFVMSFLGEVSTLDGRLIRPHDIAIHTVPGPGTIPGVLVRSQRVGFEVRLTVRPVTPGPDVTVPLTKTFADTLGVREGSQVWLEPSAAGAPLVAS; encoded by the coding sequence ATGAGTATCGAAATCGCCGGTGTAGGTAAGCATTTCGGAGATTTCGTCGCCTTGGACGACATCAACCTGACCATCCCTTCGGGGCAACTGACCGCGTTGCTGGGCCCCTCCGGTGGCGGCAAGTCGACGCTGCTGCGGATCATCGCCGGGTTGGAGAGCGCCGACAGCGGCACGGTGACCATCGAGGGGGTGGACGCCACCGGGCTGCCACCCCAACGCCGCAATGTCGGATTCGTCTTCCAGCACTACGCCGTCTTCAAGCACATGACGGTGGCCAAGAACGTCGCCTTCGGGCTGGAGATCCGCAAGCGCCCCAAGCAGGAGGTGCGCCGGCGGGTGGACGAACTACTCGACCTGGTGCATCTGCGGCAATTCGCCGACCGGCTGCCGTCCCAGCTGTCCGGCGGCCAGCGTCAGCGGATGGCTCTGGCCCGTGCGTTGGCCGTGGAGCCGAAGGTGCTGCTGCTGGACGAGCCGTTCGGCGCCCTGGACGCCAAGGTGCGCAAGGAACTGCGGGAATGGCTGCGCCGTCTCCACGACGAGGTGCATGTGACCACGGTCTTCGTCACCCACGACCAGGAGGAGGCGCTGGAGGTGGCGGACACCATCGTGGTGCTCAACGAGGGACGCATCGAGCAGATCGGAAGCCCCGACGAGCTCTATGACGCACCCGCCAACCACTTCGTGATGAGCTTCCTGGGTGAGGTGAGCACGCTCGACGGCCGTTTGATCCGGCCGCACGACATCGCGATCCACACCGTGCCCGGCCCCGGAACGATACCGGGGGTGCTGGTGCGTTCGCAGCGCGTCGGCTTCGAGGTGCGGCTCACCGTTCGTCCGGTCACCCCCGGCCCCGATGTGACGGTGCCCCTCACCAAGACCTTCGCCGACACCCTCGGCGTCCGGGAGGGGTCTCAGGTGTGGCTCGAACCGTCGGCAGCGGGTGCACCACTGGTCGCTTCCTGA
- the ispF gene encoding 2-C-methyl-D-erythritol 2,4-cyclodiphosphate synthase produces MIRTGIGTDVHRFAPGVPMWLAGLHFPDEQAGLAGHSDGDVVCHAICDALLAAARLGDMGSNYGTSEPEWAGAPGLVFLRETRRRVEAAGWQIVNVSVQLIGNRPRMAARRAEAEDLLTATLGADTSLSATTTDGLGFTGRGEGLAAIATALVQRT; encoded by the coding sequence ATGATCCGCACCGGAATCGGCACCGATGTACACCGGTTCGCCCCCGGTGTCCCGATGTGGCTGGCGGGCCTGCACTTTCCGGACGAGCAGGCAGGTCTGGCCGGCCATTCCGACGGTGATGTGGTCTGCCACGCCATCTGTGATGCTCTGCTCGCAGCGGCCCGGCTAGGCGATATGGGCTCCAACTACGGCACCAGTGAGCCCGAGTGGGCCGGCGCGCCGGGGTTGGTATTCCTCCGCGAGACCAGGCGCCGGGTGGAGGCCGCCGGTTGGCAGATCGTCAATGTGTCGGTTCAGTTGATCGGTAACCGTCCCCGGATGGCTGCCCGTCGTGCCGAGGCCGAAGACCTGCTGACCGCCACGCTGGGAGCCGACACGAGCCTGAGCGCCACCACCACCGATGGCCTGGGGTTCACCGGACGAGGCGAGGGCCTGGCGGCCATCGCCACCGCTCTTGTTCAGCGGACCTGA
- a CDS encoding DUF2207 family protein — translation MTTRLGSSRPNTLRFAAVAAGITLLLSTLGLVSPARADDVAESYVVRGEVTADGSLSITETITFDGPGPTDLEQRLATTRPQLNYTQLNYEINDVTVTAGGSDLSPTISTDGDYLVIGVDASKAGDDPVEISYTVVGAAVALPSIPDRADLTEVSWRVLQGLNVGVEQVSGEIALPANTHTYDIDCASGPPAATSTCTTYASGTFDAIYPQFTDGPRGPGEVVVLTFSVPTSAVAANQVLTEHWTLDRAFTAQGLPLAAALAALVLGGAALFALYRSKGTDAKGGRPIPVGRFEPVAAGEERFELVEKVRPGEIGTLVDERVDPVDITATILDVAQRGHLAIVQLPHENTNTNIDWTFERKTGPDELQHYEQIIVDAIAPVDGEPITVSKISGAVGEAVQRVQDAIYDEVVTEGWFVERPDAVRSGWGRIGWISVGVSVVALVLLAAFTKFGLLGLVLLGLAVGLLWVSQQMPRRTAKGASILSGLQVLAMTLATQPTDRLPKANTYEEISRVLPYAVVLGGLDRWLQALADADDDPGVPDPDDLSWYRAPQDWQLSDLPFSIESFITTMQGTLYTRH, via the coding sequence GTGACTACTCGTCTCGGATCGAGCAGACCCAACACGTTGCGCTTCGCGGCTGTGGCCGCGGGGATCACCCTGCTACTCAGCACACTGGGACTGGTATCTCCCGCTCGGGCGGACGATGTGGCAGAAAGCTATGTCGTCCGTGGTGAAGTGACCGCGGACGGGTCGTTGTCGATCACCGAGACGATCACCTTCGACGGCCCGGGCCCCACCGATCTGGAGCAGCGGCTGGCCACGACGCGTCCGCAGTTGAACTACACACAGCTCAACTACGAGATCAACGACGTCACCGTCACCGCTGGTGGCAGCGACCTGTCGCCGACGATCAGTACCGACGGCGATTACCTGGTGATCGGCGTCGACGCGTCCAAGGCGGGCGACGATCCGGTAGAGATCAGCTACACCGTGGTGGGTGCCGCAGTCGCGTTGCCGTCGATTCCCGACCGAGCCGATCTCACCGAGGTCTCCTGGCGGGTGCTGCAGGGACTGAACGTGGGGGTCGAGCAGGTCAGCGGTGAGATCGCCCTTCCGGCGAACACCCACACCTACGACATCGATTGCGCATCGGGTCCGCCGGCTGCGACCTCGACGTGCACGACCTACGCGTCCGGCACTTTCGACGCGATCTACCCGCAGTTCACCGACGGCCCACGCGGTCCGGGTGAGGTCGTCGTCCTGACCTTCTCGGTGCCGACTTCGGCCGTTGCGGCCAATCAGGTGTTGACCGAGCATTGGACGCTGGACCGCGCCTTCACCGCCCAGGGTCTGCCGCTGGCGGCGGCTCTGGCCGCGCTGGTGCTCGGCGGCGCCGCGCTGTTTGCGCTGTACCGTTCCAAGGGCACCGACGCGAAGGGTGGCCGCCCCATCCCGGTCGGCCGTTTCGAACCCGTCGCTGCTGGTGAGGAGCGTTTCGAGCTGGTCGAGAAGGTGCGTCCGGGCGAGATCGGCACCTTGGTCGACGAGCGGGTCGATCCGGTCGACATCACGGCCACCATCCTCGATGTCGCACAGCGCGGGCACCTGGCTATCGTCCAGCTGCCTCACGAGAACACCAATACCAACATCGACTGGACCTTCGAGCGCAAGACCGGCCCCGACGAACTGCAGCACTATGAGCAGATCATTGTGGACGCGATCGCGCCCGTTGATGGCGAGCCGATCACGGTTTCGAAGATCAGTGGCGCGGTCGGCGAGGCCGTCCAACGGGTACAGGATGCGATCTACGACGAGGTCGTGACCGAGGGCTGGTTCGTCGAGCGGCCGGATGCGGTGCGCAGTGGCTGGGGACGCATCGGCTGGATATCGGTCGGGGTCTCGGTCGTCGCGCTGGTGCTGCTCGCGGCCTTCACCAAGTTCGGCCTGCTCGGCCTGGTGCTGCTCGGCCTGGCGGTCGGCCTGCTGTGGGTAAGCCAGCAGATGCCGCGCCGGACGGCCAAGGGGGCATCGATCCTTAGTGGTCTGCAGGTGCTGGCGATGACCCTGGCCACCCAGCCCACCGACCGGCTGCCCAAGGCGAACACCTACGAGGAGATCTCCCGGGTGTTGCCCTACGCGGTGGTGCTCGGCGGGCTCGATCGTTGGTTGCAGGCGCTGGCCGATGCCGACGATGATCCCGGTGTTCCCGACCCGGACGATCTCAGCTGGTACCGCGCGCCGCAGGACTGGCAGCTGTCGGATCTGCCGTTCTCGATTGAGTCGTTCATCACCACGATGCAGGGCACGCTCTACACCCGGCATTGA
- the ispD gene encoding 2-C-methyl-D-erythritol 4-phosphate cytidylyltransferase — translation MASPVVAVVVGAGLGLRYGGKTPKPALKVTGRTLMVMSIEAMAAGGCTDAVVVVNDQVAKQLGPELAALPIPVKQVPGGASRQESVYNGLKAVRDDERLSHAEVVLVHDAVRPMVPAKVVSAVIEAVQGGAEAVAPAIPVADSMRILDPGGGSAVIDRSLLRAIQTPQGFPLQLILEAHEKMAASGDQFTDDVSCAERAGHHVTLVEGSRMSMKVTEPSDLTVAQALWEVRDTFGHHSARRIRRHLGA, via the coding sequence ATGGCGTCACCGGTGGTTGCTGTGGTGGTCGGGGCCGGACTGGGGCTGCGGTACGGGGGAAAGACACCCAAACCAGCTCTCAAGGTCACCGGACGCACCTTGATGGTCATGTCGATCGAAGCGATGGCGGCCGGTGGTTGCACCGACGCCGTCGTGGTCGTCAACGATCAGGTGGCCAAGCAGCTCGGCCCCGAACTGGCCGCGCTGCCGATCCCCGTCAAGCAGGTTCCCGGCGGGGCGTCGCGTCAGGAATCGGTCTACAACGGCCTGAAGGCTGTTCGCGACGACGAGCGGCTGTCGCATGCCGAGGTCGTGCTCGTCCATGATGCGGTTCGGCCGATGGTTCCGGCCAAGGTGGTATCCGCGGTGATCGAGGCCGTCCAGGGCGGTGCGGAGGCTGTCGCCCCTGCGATCCCGGTGGCCGATTCGATGCGCATCCTCGATCCCGGCGGAGGGTCTGCGGTGATCGACCGGTCGTTGCTGCGCGCCATCCAGACCCCGCAGGGCTTTCCGCTTCAGCTGATCCTGGAGGCCCACGAGAAGATGGCGGCGTCCGGGGATCAGTTCACCGATGACGTTTCCTGCGCCGAACGGGCTGGTCACCACGTGACGTTGGTCGAGGGATCGCGGATGTCGATGAAGGTCACCGAGCCGAGCGATCTGACCGTTGCGCAGGCGCTGTGGGAAGTGCGCGATACCTTCGGGCATCACTCGGCGCGCCGGATCCGCCGGCATCTCGGCGCATGA